CACTGGCAAGCATTTCGCGTGATCCACCTCACAAAAAGTGCAATATTTAAAAAACTTTTAAGGTTTTTCACGGCAACACTCAGGAAACATATGAATCCCGTCACAATACGACCGGGACGGTGGCGGCAGGCAGCAAGGCCCGGTCCGCTGGCCGGGGGCGGAAAGCCGGCCGATTTGACACTCATCGGCCGGCTGAACTGTACTGGGGTGAGTCCCGCTAGCGGGCCCTTACACTCACACAGGGGGCAGCCATGCACACACAGATCCCCGCTTTTTCATACGAGGAGTATCAGCAGCGCCTAGCCAGAGTCAGGGCCGACATGCTGACACGCGATATTCAGACCCTGATCGTGCACGACCCGGCCAACATCGCCTGGCTGACCGGTTACGACGGCTGGTCCTTTTATACACCTCAGGCGGCGGTGGTACACCTGGACGGCGAGCCGCTGTGGTTTGGCCGGCAGATGGATGCCAACGGCGCCCGCCGCACCGTCTGGCTGCAGGAAGAGAACATTCTGTGGTACCCGGACTACTACGTGATGAACCCGCCGATGAACGCCATGGAATACCTGGCCAACCAGTATCTCAAACCCCATGACCGGGGTTATGGCCGTATCGGCATTGAAATGGACAATTATTACTTTACGCCGGCGGCCTGGCAGGCCCTGCACGACAACCTGCCCGATGCCGAGCTGGTGGACGCCACCGCCCTGGTCAACTGGTGCCGGGCCATCAAGTCGGAGACCGAGCTGCGCTACATGCGCATTGCCGCCCGCATTGTGGAGCGCATGCACGCCGCCGCGCTGGACATGATCGAGCCGGGGCTGCCCAAGCACCTGCTGGTGGCGGAAATCTACCGGGTGGCCATGGAAGGGTACGAGGGGCACTTTGGCGATTATCCGTCCATTGTGCCCATGCTGCCCTCGGGCGCGGATGCCTCGGCACCACACCTGACCTGGGACAACCGGCCCTTTTGCCGGGATCAGGGCACCTTTTTTGAGCTGGCGGGCTGCCACCGGCGCTATCACTGCGTGCTGTCGCGCACCATTTACCTGGGCCGGCCCACCGACAACTTTCTGCGTGCCGAAGAAGCGCTGAATGCCGGGCTGGAAGCCGGGCTGGCGGCGGCCCAGCCCGGCAACCGCTGTGCCGACATCGCCAACGCCCTCAACGCCACCCTCGCCAGGTACGGGTTTGATCGGGAGGGTGCCCGTTGCGGCTATCCCATTGGCATGAGCTACCCACCGGACTGGGGCGAACGCAGCATGAGCCTGCGCAACACCGACAACACCCTGCTGGAGCCGGGCATGACCTTTCACTTCATGCCCGGGCTGTGGCTGGATGACTGGGGCATGGAAACCACCGAAAGCATCGTGATCACCAGCAATGGCGGCGAACCCCTGTGTCATTACCCACGCCGGCTGTTTGTAAAAAGGTGACGATGCCATGAACGTGATAAAGGGCGGCACCGTGCGACTGGATCGTTACGATATTCGGATACTGCAGATATTGCAGCGCCGGGGCCGCATTACCAAGTCGGCCCTGGCCGAGGCCATCAACCTGTCGGTCAGCCCCTGCTGGGAACGGGTAAAACGGCTGGAGCAGGCCGGCATCATTCGCGGCTATGGCGCCGTGATCGACACCGGCCTACTGCAAAACCGCACCTCGGTGCTGGTGGAGGTCAGCCTGGGCCGGCACAGTGCCGAGGCCATGCGCCGGTTTGAGCGGGCCATGCAGGACTGTGACAAGGTTACCGACTGCTATGCCACCGGCGGCGGCGTGGATTATGTGCTGAAGGTCATCTGTGACGACATCGATCAGTATCAGCGCCTGATCGACCACTGGCTGGCCGCCGACCTCGGCATAGAGCGCTACTACACCTACATAGTGACCAAAACCGTCAAGCAGCAGCCGCTGATGCCCTCGCTGCCGGAATGAAAAGGGGCCCTTGGGCCCCTTGCGGTTACAGTATCTGGCGGATCACCCGGCCAAACCGGCCGATGCCCTCTTCAATAGTGGCGGCATCGGATCCGGAATAACTGAAGCGGGCGGTGTTGAGAATGTCCGGACGCACATAGAAGGGCCGGCCGGGCACAAAAGCCACGTTTTCCTTGATGGACAGGTTGAACAGCTCCATGGCGCTGATGTGCTCGGGCAGGCGCAGCCACAGGAACATGCCACCTTCCGGGCGGGTAAAGTCCAGCCCCGGGCAATGGCGCAGCAGCGCCTGCTCCATGGCCTTTTTCTGCTCGCCGTACACGGTGCGAATGCGGTCAATATGGGCATCCAGGCTGTTGTCCTGCAGGTAGCTGTACAGCACCTGCTGCACGAAGCCGTTGGTATGCAGATCGGAGGCCTGCTTGGCGATGGTGAGCTTCTGGCGCAGCCAGTCGGGCACCAGCATCCAGCCCAGACGGAAGGACGGCACCACCACCTTGGAGAAGGAGCCCAGCAGCACCACGTTTTCCGGCGCCAGTTTGGCAATGGGCGGCAGATGTTCGCCTTCAAAGCGCAGCTCACCGTAGGGGTTGTCTTCCACCATCAGCACATTGTGGCGCACCAGACGCTCGGCCACCGCCTGACGTTTTTCCAGGCTGTAGCTCAGACCCGACGGATTCTGAAAGTTGGTTACCCCGTACATCAGCCGGGCGTGACCGGGCTCGGCCAGCAACGCGTCCAGCTCGTTCAGATCCGGGCCGTCATCATTCAGCGACACGCCCTGAAACGCCGGCTGATACACCGACAGCGCCTGAATGGCGCCCAGGTAGCCGGGCTCCTCGATGATCAGCCTGGAACCCTCGTCCACCAGTACCTTGCCAATCAGATCCAGCGCCTGCTGGGAGCCGTTGGTGATCAGAATATTGTCGGGGTTCACCACCATGCCATGCTGGCTGCGGTAGCGCTCGGCAATGTACTCCCGCAACGGGCCAAAGCCCTCGGTGGCCGCATATTGCAGCGCACCGTTGCCCTTGTTCTGCAGCACCTTGGCGGTGGCCACTTCCAGTGCTTCGCTCGGAAAGAATTCGGGGTTGGGCAGGCCGCCGGCAAAGGAGATCACTTCCGGATTGACGGCAACTTTCAGTATTTCTCGAATAAAGGAAGGCTCTACCTTGGCAAAGCGCTGGGCAAAAAACGGCTGCATAGGGGTCTCTCTGAATTACCACGTGGCGGGCGCCAACAAAACCTTTCTTTTGTATCAGAAAACATCGCAATAACAAACCATAAACACCACCCGGTTTGCGCCCCGGCCCGGCTTGTGGTCGAATGCTCCCATGCCAAACCACGCAACCATTCCAGTGAACCGCCTTTCCTTTTCCCAACGCATTCTGGCCTGGCACGAGCTGCACGGCCGAAAGACCCTGCCCTGGCAGTTAAACAAGACTCCCTACCGGGTATGGGTGTCGGAAATCATGCTGCAACAAACCCAGGTCGGCACCGTGATCCCTTACTACCAGCGCTTTATGGCACGCTTTCCCGATGTGGTCAGCCTGGCCGATGCCGATCAGGACGAAGTGCTGCACCTCTGGACCGGCCTGGGCTACTACGCCCGCGCCCGCAACCTGCACAAGGCCGCCCGGGTCATTCGCGATCACTATAACGGACGTTTTCCCGAGCGCTTTGAGGAAGTACTGGGCCTGCCCGGCATCGGCCGCTCCACCGCCGGCGCCGTGTTGTCGCTGTCTTTGGGTCAGCATCACGGCATTCTCGACGGCAACGTCAAGCGGGTGCTGACCCGCTGGCTGGGGCAGAAAGGCTGGCCGGGAAAAAAGGAAGTGGAAAACGCGCTCTGGGACAAGGTGGCCGAGCTCACCCCCGCCGACGGCGTGAGCCAGTACAACCAGGCCATGATGGACATGGGCGCCACCATCTGCACCCGCAGCAAGCCCGCCTGCGAGCGCTGCCCGGTGAGCACCGACTGCCGGGCGCGACAGCTGGGCACCCCCACCGCCTTTCCCGAGCCCAAGCCGAAAAAGACGATACAGCCGGAAAAGCGCGCCTGCTTTGCGCTGCTGCAAAGCGGCGACCAGCTGCTGCTGGTGCAGCGCCCGCCGCAGGGGCTGTGGGGCGGACTCTACTGTTTTCCGGAATTTACCGACGAAGACGACATGCGCCGCTGGCTGACCCGTTTTCCCGAGGCCGGCGAGCCCGAGCCTCTGCCCGGCTTTCGCCATACCTTCAGCCATTTTCATCTCGACATCAGCCCCT
The Oceanimonas pelagia genome window above contains:
- a CDS encoding aminotransferase-like domain-containing protein, which produces MQPFFAQRFAKVEPSFIREILKVAVNPEVISFAGGLPNPEFFPSEALEVATAKVLQNKGNGALQYAATEGFGPLREYIAERYRSQHGMVVNPDNILITNGSQQALDLIGKVLVDEGSRLIIEEPGYLGAIQALSVYQPAFQGVSLNDDGPDLNELDALLAEPGHARLMYGVTNFQNPSGLSYSLEKRQAVAERLVRHNVLMVEDNPYGELRFEGEHLPPIAKLAPENVVLLGSFSKVVVPSFRLGWMLVPDWLRQKLTIAKQASDLHTNGFVQQVLYSYLQDNSLDAHIDRIRTVYGEQKKAMEQALLRHCPGLDFTRPEGGMFLWLRLPEHISAMELFNLSIKENVAFVPGRPFYVRPDILNTARFSYSGSDAATIEEGIGRFGRVIRQIL
- the mutY gene encoding A/G-specific adenine glycosylase; its protein translation is MPNHATIPVNRLSFSQRILAWHELHGRKTLPWQLNKTPYRVWVSEIMLQQTQVGTVIPYYQRFMARFPDVVSLADADQDEVLHLWTGLGYYARARNLHKAARVIRDHYNGRFPERFEEVLGLPGIGRSTAGAVLSLSLGQHHGILDGNVKRVLTRWLGQKGWPGKKEVENALWDKVAELTPADGVSQYNQAMMDMGATICTRSKPACERCPVSTDCRARQLGTPTAFPEPKPKKTIQPEKRACFALLQSGDQLLLVQRPPQGLWGGLYCFPEFTDEDDMRRWLTRFPEAGEPEPLPGFRHTFSHFHLDISPWRVQLPHIPAEVMAGDERLWYNLRQPAPVGLAAATKKLLAYPQLHKRT
- a CDS encoding M24 family metallopeptidase encodes the protein MHTQIPAFSYEEYQQRLARVRADMLTRDIQTLIVHDPANIAWLTGYDGWSFYTPQAAVVHLDGEPLWFGRQMDANGARRTVWLQEENILWYPDYYVMNPPMNAMEYLANQYLKPHDRGYGRIGIEMDNYYFTPAAWQALHDNLPDAELVDATALVNWCRAIKSETELRYMRIAARIVERMHAAALDMIEPGLPKHLLVAEIYRVAMEGYEGHFGDYPSIVPMLPSGADASAPHLTWDNRPFCRDQGTFFELAGCHRRYHCVLSRTIYLGRPTDNFLRAEEALNAGLEAGLAAAQPGNRCADIANALNATLARYGFDREGARCGYPIGMSYPPDWGERSMSLRNTDNTLLEPGMTFHFMPGLWLDDWGMETTESIVITSNGGEPLCHYPRRLFVKR
- a CDS encoding Lrp/AsnC family transcriptional regulator — protein: MNVIKGGTVRLDRYDIRILQILQRRGRITKSALAEAINLSVSPCWERVKRLEQAGIIRGYGAVIDTGLLQNRTSVLVEVSLGRHSAEAMRRFERAMQDCDKVTDCYATGGGVDYVLKVICDDIDQYQRLIDHWLAADLGIERYYTYIVTKTVKQQPLMPSLPE